A section of the Humulus lupulus chromosome 2, drHumLupu1.1, whole genome shotgun sequence genome encodes:
- the LOC133817890 gene encoding protein RIK isoform X6 gives MTEEKASTVTSDEASQTRQRKKRKWDQPAESLVSAGFAVPGILPLGAVGSLGGGVTIPGATPVSSALLVNPLVASCSNVSQVIPPPLIQQHIAAMVPKIVQPKIQDELIAREIVINDAESTVRYKLTKRQTQEEIQRCTGAVVITRGKYRLPNAPSDGEKPLYLHISAGAHLKDTAERILAVDRAAAMVEEMLKPDQNVQAVSSTLHPLSNGTKGTHALSMSIFLGFDADPSLNIAARIRGPNDCFCVGGGLVLYIQDQYINHIMNETGATVILRGRGSGSTESLLVEEEPQLHLFLSSHSSKSLEDARRLSENLLDTISVECGVSRVSSSKVYSAVPPPQQVYRAVPPPQKLLAGVQNSMSNLEASTSSTAGLTTSTMAVSPVPPVSSVRTIGISSVFPQGKASQSGGLLNCDQSQVDSVSHSPPLFSGGTSYSGYGGIYPQATPLQQVALALRQSTSPVSSTATPTTSEPSEPMLHISNSDKEKRLPQKRKFQELPIGSKGSAKPIQVFSLTFCRANLPIVDLSFGLLVCIVSGYLFLEVPLKRQYSSVYQQLIIAFMLIVLVW, from the exons ATGACAGAGGAAAAGGCCTCCACAGTTACTTCGGACGAAGCATCACAAACAAGGCAAAG aaagaaaaggaaatgggatCAGCCTGCAGAGTCGTTGGTTTCTGCTGGGTTTGCAGTGCCTGGGATTCTCCCATTGGGTGCCGTTGGATCTCTGGGCGGTGGGGTTACAATTCCTGGCGCAACTCCTGTTTCATCTGCTCTATTGGTGAACCCACTTGTGGCTAGCTGTAGTAATGTGTCCCAGGTGATTCCACCGCCTTTGATACAGCAACATATTGCTGCTATGGTCCCAAAGATAGTTCAA CCAAAGATCCAAGATGAGTTAATAGCACGAGAAATTGTAATAAATGACGCAGAGTCTACTGTTCGCTACAAGCTCACTAAACGCCAGACACAAGAGGAG ATTCAGAGGTGCACTGGTGCTGTGGTGATAACCAG GGGCAAGTATCGTCTGCCAAATGCACCTAGTGATGGTGAAAAGCCATTATATCTTCACATCTCTGCTGGGGCTCAT TTAAAAGACACGGCTGAGCGAATTTTAGCTGTTGATCGTGCAGCTGCCATGGTGGAAGAAATGCTGAAACCGGATCAAAATGTACAGGCAGTAAGTTCCACCCTTCATCCATTGAGCAATGGAACAAAG GGCACTCATGCACTGAGCATGTCCatatttttgggttttgatgcgGACCCTTCATTGAACATTGCTGCTCGTATTCGTGGCCCAAAT GATTGTTTTTGTGTTGGTGGTGGTTTGGTTTTGTACATACAGGACCAATATATAAATCACATTATGAATGAAACAGGAGCTACGGTCATCCTCAGAGGTCGAGGTTCGGGAAGTACTGAAAGCCTGCTTGTTGAAG aagAGCCACAGCTGCATTTGTTCTTGTCAAGCCACAGTTCTAAAAGTCTTGAAGATGCTAGGCGTTTGTCAGAAAACCTTTTGGATACCATCAGTGTAGAATGTGGTGTTTCCAG GGTTTCTTCTTCTAAGGTTTATAGTGCTGTTCCACCCCCACAGCAGGTATATAGGGCTGTTCCCCCACCACAGAAGTTGTTGGCTGGAGTCCAGAATTCTATGAGTAATTTAGAAGCAAGTACAAGTTCAACTGCTGGTTTGACAACTTCAACTATGGCTGTTTCTCCAGTACCTCCAGTTTCCTCAGTTAGAACCATTGGGATCTCTTCTGTTTTTCCTCAAGGGAAGGCATCTCAATCTGGAGGGTTGTTAAACTGTGATCAGTCTCAGGTAGACTCAGTTAGCCATTCACCGCCTTTATTTTCTGGAGGAACAAGCTATAGTGGATATGGTGGGATATATCCTCAAGCCACACCTTTGCAACAAGTAGCCCTAGCACTTAGACAGTCAACTTCTCCTGTTAGTTCTACTGCTACCCCCACAACATCAGAACCAAGTGAACCTATGTTGCACATTTCCAACTCTGACAAGGAGAAACGACTTCCCCAGAAGCGAAAGTTTCAGGAACTACCGATTGGTTCAAAAGGTTCTGCAAAGCCCATTCAG GTATTTTCTCTGACCTTCTGTCGAGCTAACTTGCCGATAGTGGACCTCTCTTTTGGACTATTGGTTTGTATTGTTTCAGGGTATTTATTTCTGGAGGTGCCACTGAAGAGGCAGTACTCAAGTGTTTATCAGCAGCTAATTATAGCTTTCATGCTGATTGTTTTAGTTTGGTGA